In Melospiza melodia melodia isolate bMelMel2 unplaced genomic scaffold, bMelMel2.pri scaffold_18, whole genome shotgun sequence, the following are encoded in one genomic region:
- the LOC134433416 gene encoding zinc finger protein 239-like, whose product MPRDTEAEQELSMESREDKCPRQNLVAEAVLSGSTAQEANGEEKPRRCRTRRGCKRSWQGSEGERASLGREGSRRWSQSLELVLHEQLHDGKKPHMCVECGKNFRWNCDLILHQRTHTGEKPYECGECGKRFSLSSNLIKHQRIHTGEKPYECGECGKSFCGSSSLIKHQRIHTGERPFECGECGQSFSQRSHLISHQRTHTGERPYECSKCGKGFQTSSHLVRHYQSHTEERPFQCPDCGKGFRWNSTLVRHRHIHTGERPYECDKCRKRFQTSSHLLQHYRIHTEERPFRCPECGKGFKHNSTLVKHRRIHTGERPYECPQCGKSFSSSSDLTRHQRRHR is encoded by the exons atgccccgggacactgaggcag agcaggagctgagcatggagagcagggaggacaaatgcccgcggcagaacctggtggcagaggccgttttgagcggctccacggcgcaggaagccaacggggaggaaaagccccggagatgccgcacgaggaggggctgcaaacgcagctggcagggatctgagggggaaagagccagcctgggccgggaaggcagcCGGAGATGGAGCCAAAGCTTGGAGCTGGttctccatgagcagctccatgatgggaagAAGCCCCATATGTGCGTGGAGTGTGGAAAGAACTTCAGGTGGAACTGCGACCTGATcctgcaccagaggacccacactggggagaagccctatgagtgtggcgAGTGTGGGAAGCGCTTCAGCCTGAGCTCcaacctgatcaagcaccagagaatccacactggggagaagccctatgagtgtggggagtgtgggaagagcttctgtgggagctccagcctgatcaagcaccagaggatccacactggagaacggcccttcgagtgtggggagtgtggacagagcttcagccagcgctcccacctcatctcgcaccagaggacccacactggggagaggccctacgagtgttccaagtgtgggaaggggtttcagaccagctcccatcttgtccggcactatcagagtcacacagaggagaggcccttccaatgccccgactgtgggaagggattcaggtggaactccaccctcgtcaggcacaggcacatccacactggggagaggccctatgagtgtgataaatgcaggaagaggtttcagaccagttccCATCTCCTCCaacactatcggattcacacagaggagaggcccttccgctgccccgagtgcgggaagggattcaagcacaactccaccctcgtcaagcaccggcgcatccacacaggggagaggccctacgagtgtccccagtgtgggaagagcttctccagcagctctgacttgacccgacaccaacggaggcaccggtaa